Proteins encoded within one genomic window of Nonomuraea gerenzanensis:
- a CDS encoding ATP-binding protein, which translates to MTVLRPHAEDQYAEELAVLAKDDDRPRPPGWKLSPWAVTTYILGDGEHITPKYVGARRIVEVAVATLATDRALLLLGVPGTAKTWLSEHLAAAISGDSTLLVQGTAGTAEEAVRYGWNYARLLAEGPSMDALTPSPVMRAMAEGRVARVEELTRMPSDVQDALITVLSEKTLPIPELNREVQAQRGFNVIATANDRDRGVNELSSALRRRFNTVVLPVPATAEEEVDIVARRVAQLGRSLELPETTTGLAEIRRVVTVFRELRTGVTEDGRTKVKSPSGTLSTAEAISVLTSGIALAAHFGDGVLRPSDVAAGIVGAVVQEPVSDRVVWREYLETVVRERSDWRDFYRACREVS; encoded by the coding sequence ATGACCGTTCTGCGCCCGCACGCGGAAGACCAGTACGCCGAGGAGCTGGCCGTCCTCGCCAAGGACGACGACCGGCCCAGGCCGCCGGGCTGGAAGCTGTCGCCGTGGGCGGTGACCACGTACATCCTGGGCGACGGCGAGCACATCACACCCAAGTACGTCGGCGCCCGCCGCATCGTCGAGGTGGCCGTGGCGACGCTGGCCACCGACCGGGCGCTGCTGCTGCTCGGCGTGCCGGGCACCGCGAAGACGTGGCTGTCGGAGCACCTGGCCGCCGCGATCAGCGGCGACTCGACGCTGCTCGTGCAGGGCACCGCGGGCACCGCGGAGGAGGCCGTCCGGTACGGCTGGAACTACGCCAGGCTGCTGGCCGAGGGCCCCTCGATGGACGCGCTGACCCCCTCGCCCGTGATGCGCGCGATGGCCGAGGGCCGGGTGGCGCGGGTCGAGGAGCTCACCCGCATGCCGTCCGACGTGCAGGACGCCCTGATCACCGTGCTGTCGGAGAAGACGCTGCCCATCCCCGAGCTGAACCGCGAGGTGCAGGCGCAGCGCGGCTTCAACGTGATCGCCACGGCCAACGACCGCGACCGGGGCGTCAACGAGCTGTCCAGCGCGCTGCGCCGCCGCTTCAACACCGTCGTGCTGCCGGTCCCCGCCACCGCCGAGGAGGAGGTCGACATCGTCGCCCGCCGTGTCGCCCAGCTCGGCCGTTCCCTGGAGCTGCCGGAGACGACGACGGGGCTGGCGGAGATCCGGCGGGTGGTGACGGTGTTCAGGGAGCTGCGCACGGGGGTCACCGAGGACGGCCGCACGAAGGTCAAGTCGCCGAGCGGCACCCTGTCCACGGCGGAGGCCATCTCGGTCCTGACCAGCGGCATCGCCCTGGCCGCGCACTTCGGCGACGGGGTGCTGCGGCCGTCCGACGTGGCCGCCGGGATCGTCGGCGCGGTGGTGCAGGAGCCGGTGTCGGACCGGGTGGTGTGGCGGGAGTACCTGGAGACGGTGGTGCGCGAGCGCTCCGACTGGCGCGACTTCTACCGCGCCTGCCGCGAGGTGTCATGA
- a CDS encoding DUF5691 domain-containing protein gives MTGWDELASTALVGTDRRPYPGDLLEAAAVEVARRRAGRRVATGNQAPGTTGNQAPGAADEQAPGTQEGGPDPQQKVAPDEEREAVGRRAAERLGRLLGGEHERLIPEWLAAAAATGRRVPPYVLPELLERGRRDRSIRVHLGVLAGQRGRWLAGLNPAWAYLLEEPTGETWELGGAADRRAHLSVLRAADPAQARRLLESTWERETPDERAGFVEVLADGLSMADEPFLEQALDDRRREVRQAAANLLARLPGSRLARRMAERVRACVTISGDVIAVEAPAACDKAMERDGVRPKPPRGIGERAWWLQQIIARAPLSFWGRPHDVLGMRIPDWDAEVKAAWVRAAVLQRDPEWARAMFAWDPIADLLESLPAQEQQELAARFVRAHDLDSQLIMVLGGVSSHWREGLATAVLNKIVKVNTTQPWNLGELVKLAGEHIDPALFELAEDYSPAEPVQQVAALLRFRADMYKELS, from the coding sequence GTGACCGGCTGGGACGAGCTGGCCTCGACGGCACTCGTGGGCACCGACCGCAGACCGTACCCTGGCGACCTGCTCGAAGCGGCGGCCGTCGAGGTGGCGCGGCGCCGCGCGGGCCGCCGCGTGGCGACGGGCAATCAAGCGCCAGGGACGACGGGCAATCAAGCGCCAGGGGCGGCGGATGAGCAGGCGCCGGGCACGCAGGAGGGCGGCCCCGACCCGCAGCAGAAGGTAGCGCCCGACGAGGAGCGGGAAGCGGTCGGAAGGCGGGCGGCCGAGCGGCTGGGCAGGCTGCTCGGCGGCGAGCACGAGAGGCTGATCCCCGAATGGCTGGCCGCAGCTGCCGCCACCGGCCGCAGGGTGCCCCCGTACGTGCTGCCCGAGCTGCTGGAGCGAGGCCGCCGCGACCGTTCGATCAGGGTGCATCTCGGCGTCCTTGCCGGGCAGCGCGGCCGTTGGCTGGCCGGGCTCAACCCCGCCTGGGCGTACCTGCTGGAGGAGCCGACGGGCGAGACCTGGGAGCTGGGCGGCGCCGCCGACCGGCGCGCGCACCTGAGCGTGCTGCGGGCGGCCGACCCCGCGCAGGCCAGGCGGCTGCTGGAGAGCACCTGGGAGCGGGAGACGCCGGACGAGCGGGCCGGGTTCGTGGAGGTGCTGGCCGACGGGCTGAGCATGGCCGACGAGCCGTTCCTGGAGCAGGCGCTGGACGACCGCCGCAGGGAGGTGCGCCAGGCCGCCGCGAACCTCCTGGCCCGCCTGCCCGGCTCCCGCCTGGCGCGGCGCATGGCCGAGCGGGTGCGCGCCTGCGTGACCATCAGCGGGGACGTGATCGCCGTCGAGGCGCCGGCGGCCTGCGACAAGGCGATGGAGCGCGACGGCGTGCGGCCGAAGCCGCCCCGGGGCATCGGCGAGCGGGCCTGGTGGCTGCAGCAGATCATCGCCCGCGCGCCCCTGTCCTTCTGGGGACGGCCGCACGACGTGCTGGGCATGCGGATCCCCGACTGGGACGCCGAGGTGAAGGCGGCCTGGGTCAGGGCCGCCGTGCTGCAGAGGGACCCGGAGTGGGCACGGGCGATGTTCGCCTGGGACCCGATCGCGGACCTGCTCGAATCGCTCCCTGCGCAGGAGCAGCAGGAGCTGGCCGCCCGGTTCGTGCGCGCCCACGACCTGGACAGCCAGTTGATCATGGTGCTGGGCGGCGTGTCGTCCCACTGGCGCGAGGGCCTGGCGACGGCCGTGCTCAACAAGATCGTGAAGGTGAACACCACACAGCCGTGGAACCTCGGCGAGCTGGTCAAGCTGGCCGGCGAGCACATCGACCCGGCCCTGTTCGAGCTGGCAGAGGACTACTCGCCCGCCGAGCCCGTCCAGCAGGTCGCCGCCCTGCTGCGTTTCCGTGCTGACATGTACAAGGAGCTCTCCTGA
- a CDS encoding SWIM zinc finger family protein: MIERWSRDQVLALAPDTSSQKAAQGVAAAGKWSLRGTTGTVLYGECKGSGAKPYLAAVDLSEPAYRCSCPSRKFPCKHALGLLLLWSADGVPDAEAAPQWVTEWMDGRAERAVKSAARLEAARAEAARLEAARLEAARVEAARREGARAEGSSQEGARAQPATADGSPPSASAQGPAGDPVLGAGSDARTGPGPAEQGGMGAGRAGQGSGVRSGAGGRVESVRHQRVAAGLAELERWLADQVRQGLAGAQEHDWDGLAKRLIDAQAPGVAGVVSRLARVRAEEGWPGRLLEEYALVNLLAIAYRRRADLPDGLAQTVLIRAGFPVTREEVLAGPPVRDHWDVLGRRDEVQDRLTARRVWLRGRHTGRPALILSFAPQGQPLDASLVTGTTIDADLTYYPGAAPLRALVATRHAPVTPSATATPAPGITISPPGAGAASRPSPTATPAPAMASPASGTPRSATVPPGMSPDEALDEVAWALAEDPWTESWPLVLAGVVPGRTAIGGLPLHPRAHDPWRLIAVSGGHPVTVAVEWTPQGLRPLTTWDDDGTAVIL; encoded by the coding sequence GTGATTGAACGGTGGAGCCGCGATCAGGTGCTCGCCCTCGCGCCCGACACGTCGTCCCAGAAGGCGGCGCAAGGGGTGGCGGCTGCCGGCAAGTGGTCGCTGCGCGGCACTACGGGCACGGTGTTGTACGGGGAGTGCAAGGGCAGCGGTGCCAAGCCTTACCTCGCGGCCGTTGATCTGAGCGAGCCCGCGTATCGGTGCAGTTGCCCGAGCAGGAAGTTTCCGTGCAAGCATGCGCTGGGGTTGCTGCTGTTGTGGTCCGCCGATGGGGTGCCTGATGCGGAGGCGGCGCCGCAGTGGGTGACGGAATGGATGGATGGGCGCGCCGAACGGGCGGTCAAATCGGCGGCCCGGCTGGAGGCTGCCCGCGCGGAGGCTGCCCGGCTGGAGGCTGCCCGGCTGGAGGCCGCCCGTGTGGAGGCCGCCCGTAGGGAAGGTGCTCGCGCGGAGGGGTCTTCTCAGGAGGGTGCTCGCGCTCAGCCGGCCACCGCCGACGGCTCGCCGCCTTCGGCCTCAGCCCAGGGCCCGGCCGGGGATCCGGTCCTCGGCGCTGGCTCCGACGCCCGGACGGGCCCGGGGCCCGCCGAGCAGGGCGGCATGGGCGCTGGACGGGCCGGGCAGGGCAGTGGCGTCCGGTCGGGGGCCGGTGGGCGGGTGGAGTCCGTACGTCATCAGCGGGTCGCCGCCGGGCTGGCCGAGCTGGAGCGGTGGCTGGCCGACCAGGTGCGGCAGGGCCTGGCGGGAGCGCAGGAGCACGACTGGGACGGCCTGGCCAAGCGACTCATCGACGCCCAGGCGCCCGGCGTGGCAGGCGTCGTGTCGCGGCTGGCCCGGGTGCGTGCCGAGGAGGGCTGGCCGGGGCGGCTCCTGGAGGAGTACGCGCTCGTCAACCTGCTGGCCATCGCCTACCGCCGCCGGGCCGACCTGCCGGATGGCCTGGCCCAGACCGTCCTGATCCGCGCCGGCTTCCCTGTGACAAGGGAAGAGGTCCTGGCCGGGCCGCCGGTGCGGGATCACTGGGACGTGCTGGGCAGGCGCGACGAGGTACAGGACCGGCTGACGGCCCGCCGCGTCTGGCTCCGTGGCCGCCACACCGGCCGCCCCGCCCTCATCCTGTCGTTCGCGCCGCAGGGCCAGCCGCTGGACGCCTCCCTGGTCACAGGTACGACCATCGACGCCGACCTCACCTACTACCCGGGCGCCGCCCCCCTCCGCGCCCTCGTGGCCACCCGCCACGCCCCCGTCACGCCCTCCGCGACCGCCACTCCGGCGCCCGGGATCACCATCTCGCCACCCGGCGCTGGGGCAGCCTCCCGCCCATCTCCGACCGCCACCCCGGCGCCCGCGATGGCCTCCCCGGCGTCCGGCACCCCGCGATCCGCCACCGTGCCGCCCGGGATGTCGCCCGACGAGGCGCTCGACGAGGTGGCGTGGGCGCTGGCCGAGGATCCGTGGACCGAGTCCTGGCCGCTGGTCCTGGCAGGCGTGGTGCCCGGACGCACCGCCATCGGCGGCCTCCCGCTGCACCCCCGCGCGCACGACCCCTGGCGGCTGATCGCCGTCTCCGGCGGTCACCCGGTCACGGTGGCGGTCGAGTGGACGCCGCAGGGCCTGCGCCCCCTGACGACCTGGGACGACGACGGAACGGCGGTGATCCTGTGA
- a CDS encoding cupin domain-containing protein yields the protein MELRSYPDGPSIQVTDEEAALKASGSLDGQVVLDDGRFLRRDVTGEPVAFVARPPVAAALDLLPHPEGGWFKETYRSPVTFVPDGYPGPRASATAIYFLLCPGEESVPHVVTSAEIWLWHRGGPLDLTIGDETVVLGPDVERGQVPQAVVPGGVWQAARPAGDAEVLVSCVVSPGFDFADFRA from the coding sequence GTGGAGTTGAGGAGCTACCCCGACGGGCCGTCCATCCAGGTGACCGACGAAGAGGCGGCGCTGAAGGCGTCCGGGTCGCTCGACGGCCAGGTCGTCCTCGACGACGGCCGCTTCCTGCGCAGGGACGTCACGGGCGAACCGGTCGCGTTCGTCGCGCGCCCGCCCGTCGCCGCCGCCCTCGACCTGCTCCCGCACCCCGAGGGCGGCTGGTTCAAGGAGACCTACCGGTCGCCTGTCACGTTCGTGCCGGACGGTTACCCCGGCCCCAGGGCCAGCGCCACCGCCATCTACTTCCTGCTGTGTCCGGGCGAGGAGTCCGTGCCGCACGTGGTCACGTCGGCGGAGATCTGGCTGTGGCACCGCGGCGGGCCGCTCGACCTGACGATCGGGGACGAGACGGTCGTCCTCGGTCCCGACGTCGAGCGCGGGCAGGTGCCGCAGGCTGTCGTGCCGGGCGGCGTGTGGCAGGCGGCGCGCCCGGCGGGCGACGCGGAGGTGCTGGTGAGCTGCGTGGTCTCGCCGGGCTTCGACTTCGCCGACTTCCGTGCCTGA
- a CDS encoding SDR family oxidoreductase: MSVISGKVVVVTGASSGIGEATARLLAERGAAVVLGARRAERLEEIAGDIRSAGGRAAVRVTDVARREDLEGLVALAVSEFGRLDVLVGNAGIARTGPVADLDVDGWSAMIDVNLRGVLHGIAAALPVFRRQGHGHLVTTVSTSGLKIVPTQAVYAATKNAVRTLLEGLRQESTDGVLRTTAVSPGYVRTGLADWIDDPEVREQVRRDMERMGIAPEAVARAIAFAVEQPADVEIGEIVIRPTVQG, encoded by the coding sequence ATGTCTGTCATCAGCGGCAAGGTCGTCGTCGTCACCGGGGCGAGCAGCGGCATCGGCGAGGCCACCGCGCGCCTGCTCGCCGAGCGGGGCGCGGCCGTCGTCCTCGGTGCGCGGCGTGCGGAGCGCCTTGAGGAGATCGCGGGGGACATCCGCTCGGCGGGCGGTCGCGCCGCCGTCCGCGTCACGGACGTGGCCCGCCGCGAGGATCTCGAAGGGCTCGTCGCCCTGGCCGTCAGTGAGTTCGGGCGGCTGGACGTGCTGGTGGGCAACGCCGGCATCGCCAGGACCGGCCCCGTGGCGGACCTCGACGTGGACGGCTGGTCGGCGATGATCGACGTCAACCTCCGCGGGGTGCTGCACGGCATCGCCGCGGCGTTGCCGGTGTTCCGCCGCCAGGGGCACGGGCATCTGGTGACGACGGTGTCGACGTCCGGGCTGAAGATCGTGCCCACCCAGGCCGTCTACGCGGCCACCAAGAACGCGGTGCGGACGCTGCTGGAGGGGCTGCGGCAGGAGTCGACCGACGGCGTGCTGCGGACGACGGCGGTCTCGCCCGGGTACGTCCGCACGGGGCTCGCCGACTGGATCGATGATCCCGAGGTGCGGGAGCAGGTGCGGCGGGACATGGAGCGGATGGGCATCGCGCCCGAGGCGGTCGCCCGGGCCATCGCCTTCGCGGTGGAGCAGCCCGCGGACGTGGAGATCGGGGAGATCGTCATCCGCCCGACCGTGCAGGGCTGA
- a CDS encoding TetR/AcrR family transcriptional regulator: protein MNPPARRRADAAENRERIIEVAREVVASADELRLNEIAKRAGVGQGTLYRHFPTREHLLAEVYRKDVDDLVAAAPALLAEHDPLTALTRWLARVADYAQVKRGVLAAVEAGVWRDLSAHSLGPIGDALTTLLDAGKADGTIRPDVDARDLILLLGYLTRLEQSEWDTRARHLLRVILEGVRSRG from the coding sequence ATGAACCCACCTGCCCGCCGCCGCGCCGACGCGGCGGAGAACCGCGAGCGGATCATCGAGGTCGCGCGGGAGGTCGTCGCGAGCGCGGACGAGCTACGGCTGAACGAGATCGCCAAACGGGCGGGCGTCGGCCAGGGCACCCTCTACCGCCACTTCCCGACCAGGGAGCACCTGCTCGCCGAGGTCTACCGCAAGGACGTGGACGACCTCGTGGCCGCCGCCCCGGCACTGCTCGCCGAGCACGACCCGCTCACCGCCCTGACCCGCTGGCTGGCCAGGGTGGCCGACTACGCGCAGGTCAAGCGCGGCGTGCTGGCCGCCGTCGAGGCGGGGGTCTGGCGGGACCTGTCCGCGCACAGCCTCGGCCCCATCGGCGACGCGCTGACCACGCTGCTGGACGCCGGCAAGGCCGACGGGACAATCCGTCCCGACGTGGACGCCCGCGACCTCATCCTCCTGCTCGGCTACCTGACCCGCCTGGAGCAGAGCGAGTGGGACACCCGCGCCCGGCACCTCCTGCGGGTCATCCTGGAGGGCGTACGCAGCCGCGGCTGA
- a CDS encoding DUF1876 domain-containing protein codes for METKEWTVRISLTETGDDTSAQATLTTAKGEHVTGTGRARRNPADPSKPEIGDEVAASRALADLAQRLAVIANHDISGSAADAAPPTRSW; via the coding sequence ATGGAGACCAAGGAATGGACCGTGCGCATCTCGTTGACCGAGACCGGCGACGACACCTCGGCTCAGGCGACGCTGACCACCGCCAAGGGCGAGCACGTCACCGGCACCGGCCGGGCCCGCCGCAACCCCGCGGACCCGTCCAAGCCGGAGATCGGGGACGAGGTGGCCGCCTCCCGGGCGCTGGCGGACCTGGCGCAGCGCCTGGCCGTCATCGCCAATCACGACATCTCCGGATCCGCCGCCGACGCCGCGCCCCCCACCCGCTCGTGGTGA
- a CDS encoding UTP--glucose-1-phosphate uridylyltransferase translates to MIRKAVIPVAGLGTRLLPLTKALPKEMLPIGDKPVIEHTIRELVDSGIDDITIVTSARKDLVQRHFAPDGDLERELRAAGKDDLADAVAELSSLAHITYLYQRGPYGNGTPVLNAARVIGDEPFMVLWADDVFVAEVPRARQLKSAYEATGAPVLALMPMEVEDASRYGVPIVEEDLGGGRLRISGLVEKPRPEEAPSRYAAIGGYVVTPGVVAELEAATSRWHEHPEGEIYLTDALHRHATANPVFGQVIDGTWWDTGSPLNYLRAQFAAALADPVYGPELRKLARES, encoded by the coding sequence ATGATCCGCAAGGCCGTGATCCCGGTGGCCGGGCTGGGCACCCGGCTGCTGCCCCTGACCAAGGCGTTGCCGAAGGAGATGCTGCCGATCGGCGACAAGCCGGTCATCGAGCACACCATCCGCGAGCTCGTGGACTCCGGCATCGACGACATCACCATCGTCACCTCGGCGCGCAAGGACCTCGTCCAGCGGCACTTCGCCCCGGACGGCGACCTGGAGCGGGAGCTGCGCGCGGCCGGCAAGGACGACCTGGCCGACGCCGTGGCCGAGCTGTCGTCGCTGGCCCACATCACGTACCTGTACCAGCGCGGCCCGTACGGCAACGGCACGCCCGTGCTCAACGCCGCCCGGGTCATCGGCGACGAGCCCTTCATGGTGCTGTGGGCCGACGACGTGTTCGTGGCCGAGGTGCCCCGCGCCAGGCAGCTCAAGTCCGCCTACGAGGCCACGGGCGCCCCGGTGCTGGCCCTGATGCCGATGGAGGTCGAGGACGCCTCCCGCTACGGCGTGCCGATCGTCGAGGAGGACCTCGGCGGCGGGCGCCTGCGCATCTCGGGGCTGGTGGAGAAGCCGCGCCCGGAGGAGGCCCCCTCCCGGTACGCCGCCATCGGCGGTTACGTCGTCACCCCGGGGGTGGTCGCCGAACTGGAGGCCGCCACGAGCCGCTGGCACGAGCACCCCGAGGGCGAGATCTACCTCACCGACGCCCTGCACCGCCACGCCACCGCCAACCCGGTGTTCGGCCAGGTCATCGACGGCACCTGGTGGGACACCGGCTCCCCGCTCAACTACCTGCGGGCGCAGTTCGCCGCGGCGCTGGCCGATCCCGTCTACGGGCCGGAGCTGCGCAAACTGGCCCGGGAGAGCTAG
- a CDS encoding aldehyde dehydrogenase family protein, which yields MSRQIVSIVGGKDGEAASTYESINPARTGEVVARVGLADARTFAAACRTAKEAQREWARVPAPVRGRVIASIGRLVEANTERLARLVTEEIGKPYAEALGEVREIVDTCDFFLGEGRRLYGQTVPSEMPDKNLFTFRNPVGVAAVVTAGNFPVAVPSWYLVPALLCGNAVVWKPAEYAAASAHALFRLFTAAGLPDGVLNLVFAGGTGTFEGLELALEEGTVQKVGFTGSSEVGRKIGELTGRHLQSACLELGGKNPMVIMPDADLDLAVEGALFSGFGTAGQRCTSLGTVIVHESVHDEFVRRFARAVGAARIGDPEQDVLAGPLLDTKFADRYEEYLTWIEPHHQVVTGATGRITKDNPRGDFDGGDGLYYHPVVVDGVRPGDRLFMEETFGPIVGVTAFSTLQEALDLANLPGYGLSSSIYTTDPQHAFRFREGISAGMVSVNNSTSGAEAHLPFGGNGKSGNGSRQSGMWVLDQFTRWQAMNWDHSGRLQKAQMDVAEIVPDLDFRLA from the coding sequence GTGAGCCGACAAATCGTTTCCATCGTGGGCGGCAAGGACGGGGAGGCCGCGAGCACGTACGAGTCGATCAACCCCGCCCGTACGGGCGAGGTGGTGGCGCGGGTCGGCCTGGCGGACGCACGGACGTTCGCGGCGGCCTGCCGCACCGCCAAGGAGGCGCAGCGCGAGTGGGCCAGGGTGCCCGCGCCGGTGCGCGGCCGGGTGATCGCCTCGATCGGGCGGCTGGTGGAGGCCAACACCGAGCGGCTGGCCAGGCTGGTGACCGAGGAGATCGGCAAGCCGTACGCCGAGGCGCTGGGCGAGGTCAGGGAGATCGTCGACACCTGCGACTTCTTCCTGGGCGAGGGCCGCAGGCTGTACGGGCAGACCGTGCCGTCGGAGATGCCGGACAAGAACCTGTTCACGTTCAGGAACCCCGTGGGCGTGGCCGCGGTCGTGACGGCGGGCAACTTCCCGGTGGCCGTCCCGTCGTGGTACCTCGTGCCGGCCCTGCTGTGCGGCAACGCCGTGGTGTGGAAGCCCGCCGAGTACGCCGCCGCCTCCGCGCACGCGCTGTTCCGGCTGTTCACGGCGGCGGGCCTGCCCGACGGCGTGCTGAACCTCGTCTTCGCCGGCGGCACCGGCACCTTCGAGGGCCTGGAGCTGGCCCTCGAAGAGGGCACCGTGCAGAAGGTGGGCTTCACCGGCTCCAGCGAGGTGGGCAGAAAGATCGGCGAGCTGACCGGCCGCCACCTGCAGTCGGCCTGCCTGGAGCTGGGCGGCAAGAACCCGATGGTCATCATGCCGGACGCCGACCTCGACCTGGCCGTCGAGGGCGCGCTGTTCTCCGGCTTCGGCACCGCCGGCCAGCGCTGCACCAGCCTCGGCACGGTGATCGTGCACGAGAGCGTGCACGACGAGTTCGTGCGGCGCTTCGCGCGGGCGGTCGGCGCGGCCAGGATCGGCGACCCGGAGCAGGACGTGCTGGCGGGCCCGCTGCTGGACACGAAGTTCGCCGACCGGTACGAGGAGTACCTGACCTGGATCGAGCCGCACCACCAGGTCGTCACCGGCGCCACCGGCCGGATCACCAAGGACAACCCGCGCGGCGACTTCGACGGCGGCGACGGGCTCTACTACCACCCGGTCGTGGTGGACGGCGTGCGGCCGGGCGACCGGCTGTTCATGGAGGAGACGTTCGGCCCGATCGTGGGCGTGACCGCGTTCTCCACCCTGCAGGAGGCGCTCGACCTGGCCAACCTGCCCGGTTACGGCCTGTCGAGCTCCATCTACACCACCGACCCGCAGCACGCCTTCCGCTTCCGTGAGGGCATCTCGGCCGGCATGGTCAGCGTCAACAACTCCACCTCGGGCGCCGAGGCGCACCTGCCGTTCGGCGGCAACGGCAAGTCGGGCAACGGCAGCCGCCAGTCCGGCATGTGGGTGCTCGACCAGTTCACCCGCTGGCAGGCGATGAACTGGGACCACT